In the genome of Chelmon rostratus isolate fCheRos1 chromosome 12, fCheRos1.pri, whole genome shotgun sequence, the window TGAAGGCTTATCGGTGTGATTGCAGCGTCtcagtcagtttgtctgtctgccccACCACCTCCCTTCACCTCAACTTAAACCTGTGGTGCAGGTCAGCTTCAGTGTgtccaacaacagcaacaacccTGCTGGGCTTACTTCACTTCCAAGCGCAAGGTGCTGTGTCAGACTGAACACAACTTTGGTGATATTGGGGGAATGGAAGCATCAACATCTGAGGCAACTGTTGCCTCTTTAATTTTGACAGTCTATGGTTTGGGATGCATATGGTGATTATATATTGTGAAGGTGGAAATATTACCAGAGCCTGTAGATATAGGTTTGCTGTTGTGTAACACCTCATTTACACTTAGCCTGAAACGATAGTAGTTTAATGCAAGTCAGAAGTCACCATTGAAAGCAAAAGTGATCAAACTCTGTGAAAGATCATTTTTGGCATGCAACACTAAATCTTGAGATGAAAGGAAATGTTAGTAGAGTTAAGGCCATGTCAGAATACATCCTAAACTTCAACTGAGGTTAACATAAAATTTCATCAGTCTGCATTAGCAACATCATCGTATTAATCATCATCCTGGAAGTGAGGTATAGGTTTGTTACTAAAAAAGCTACTAAAGCCAAAGTCACTTTGAAATATACCTACTTTATCTACTAGTTGAGCCTCTTTTTAACTTTAGCTGAACTTAAGAATCCACaagactgtggattttgtctcTTATGTGTAGTCACACCACAAAGGTTAAGCCTTGCTTAAATGAGAGAATATCGTACACGTTTGAGCAAAACAACCTTATGGGAGTTGTGGGAAGTTTAAATGTTTGATGCATCCCTTCTTCCTAAATCACACTGAAGTGCAAGTGAAGCCAGCGGGGACAAACACCCTCCCCCCATCCCGTTGCTCTGACTTCAGGGCTGTGCTAGCATGTTCCTGTCCAGGACCCTGATCCGTCATTCCCATGTGTCTTCCCAGTGACCTCCCCTTTGAACCCAGGAAAACCTCTTGCTTATTACTGTCAGCATTAACAAAGACAATATTGTACTGTTCTGGCAGCATCGCCATGCTTCGGTTAGACTTCTGTctacatggtgtgtgtgtttttttgtttttttaatggttgGATTGACAGATAGAGTTCCTCTGTGGtaactgctttgttttatttcttctatgtgtaaatgctgtaagaaaaaatgtatatatatttgatttgaaaaaaaagcaatgtgttggatttcagtttttctctttctgaagGTTTATGTGTTACAAAAGATTCTGAacaaaaaactgctgttttgttcCCTGCCCTTAATACAGAACTGCCGAATCAAACAGGGCAGGATTGTTTCAGAGACTTCGTGTTGACTGTTTTTTGACGTGGAAACTGTTATATTTTGCTCGATTGAAAAACACGTGTTCATGTTTAGTTTCTTTTGATTATTTCAATAAATGGCTTCTTTTGCCATCTCTTGCCACTGATGTTTTTTCAAGTGTTAATCCCTTAAAGTGAGACCCTGTCACTTCTGCTCAGCATCGGCCACTGTGGCAGTTACAGGATGACAACACATTGaatttccatttatttccaaaGATTCTCCTCACTCAAGCCAGAATTAAAATGTGCACCCTTCAGATTCCCATACTGAGCCGTCCGTGGCTGGTTTCATTGTCACCATGTCAAGTCTGCGTGGGAGCAGGGCTGTGATTGGATGAAATACACTATGAGATGATTTGAAATTTCTGAACTGAATGAGTCTTAaagatattgatattgataacTTATACATGATATGGGCAAGGCttaatgaaatatataaaatatatggtCAGAATGGGCAGAAAAATTAAACCTTAAACCTGTTGATAAATCCATATTTCCAGTAGGACTGCTGGTGTTGTCTgctaaaagctttctttttcttggaagtcgtcggctcttcctttgtctcttcactgggccttttcctcttcgcaaagaaactttccgAAGACGTCtgtgttttagtcattttgcgAGCTTGTGGATTAAAATCTGAGCGCTCACGTGACAGAGATGTAACCAAGAGAAtccagtcatttttcaaaataaaagatttttcaaaataaaagattgttCAGACTCAGATAAACACTGATGAATTatgattaattatttcttgtgcggcccggTGCCAATTGATCCACGGACCCATACCGGTCCGCGGCCTGGGTTTTGGGGACCACAGGGCCAAAAGCACTGAGAATTCCTGAAAACACTTTCCATATATGTTCCTAATGTTCAGCTTTCAGTGAAATGAGTGGGGCACCATCTTTGATCAAAGTCTCCAGTtctctcactgtttttctcaattgctttttatttatgaaaataatataagataagataagatcaactttattaatccccagctggagaaatttggtgttacaggcagcatcagtagaaataacaacagcacagacaatggaaaatacaaaataagaagttgactatatatatatgtacattaatTTATCTATTTTTAGGGATAATGCACACTGATCagcatcactgtaaatgtacaaCTCTTATTTCTTGTCATGATGttaaaataacaagaaaacacaaaacatgaaaaactagAGCAGGAGAAAGCGAAACAAGCAGCTGAACAAAGGTAAACAGCCTCGAGGAGTAGGCAGCATCATGCACAGCTGGACATACAACACAGACAACCAGCACAGGCAGTTAAAACATGACAACATAAAATCACATAACATTACACAAGACAGgtgaaagcagacagacacagaggacagacaagGCAAGCATGCAGCGACTTGGTCTGTTTGAGCAgccttttcactgtttttcattatatATATTACAGTATCGTCTGTGTACATTTGAATGTCATCTTAAGTACATGCTGAAGGCACATCATTGATGTATGAGATCAGGAGGAGCTGACCTAGAATACAGCCCTAGGGCACTCCGACATTACAATTGAGAGTGCCTGACACCAAATCCTTGATCCTCACACAGTGATTCCTGTTTTTTTAGGTAGGTGCACCAGCATGAAGCAATAGAAGTAAAGttaaatggaagaaaaatgtttcGATTAATTGTCAAAGACTTTTCTTAAGTCATGATGACTGTCAGGGGAGATGGTGTAGCCAGGGAAACAGGAGGCTGATGaaacaccaccacagaaacTGCTGTAGTTCAGCAGGATTAGGAGATGGCTGTGGCACTGGAACTGAAGACGGTCATTTGCCTCATCTGGGAAGGTGATGAATCTGCATACAGACCCGAGGTGGAACAGCTGACCCTACGGTACAGTCAGAGCAACCTGGAGCTGAACACACTCAAAACTATGGTGTGACAGTGGACTTGGGGATGAGCCTCCCAACACTGCCCTACATCACCACTCTCACTGTACACTGTTCTTTATCTTCCTTCTGTGGGCACTGTGAGGTCGCCGGATACACAGACAGCTGATTTGTTTCAGGATCCAAACATGTTCAGTGAACACTGTCAGTCTGTTAGTCATCCACTGAGTTCGGACTGTGTGCCTAGGCTAATTTAAGTACAATCGTCAAACATTTATGTACCAATACACCTCTCATAGCAATTTCATGGTGCAGTGGAAAGGAATGTCCCAGTGAGCGATCAGGAAGGATTGAGATTAGAGTCACACTTCTTGTCACTCATGGCCAAAAGAACAGGTGAAAGACTGAACTGTGTAGGAAAACATGCTAacgtttttatatatatataacatgctaacatttatatatatataacctgctttattttccatctggCCTTAACTAAATATCGCCCTGAGTTCTAGTGGGTCTCGTCCAATGGGAAAGCAGGATTTGGATTCAAACTGAATCTGATACTCATGTGTGCTCTGCAAGGCCTGATAAGATTTCAGCCCgatttctttgttctctgtccCTAGTTTTTGATCAGGCTTTTAATTTTACATGCAGGCCTGTCTTTGTTCATCCATGTGGTGAGGTGCCAACCAAACATATATAATTTATATGTTGTCCATACTTTATAtagggggcagccgtggcctagaggcTGAAGAAGCAGCTTGTGATCGGAAGACCGCCGATttgattcccccaccggaccggcagaaaaatttgggtgtgagtattccctccccctccattagctggctgatgtgcccttgagcaaggcacttaaccccccaaatatgctccccgggcgcttgattgcagcccactgctcctgtgtgtgtttcactgcatgatgcatgttgcatgtgtgtgtgtttccccagcgatgggttaaaagcagagaagtaatttcccagtcttgggatcaataaagtaaatacacTTAAACTTAAAACATACACTGTATGCATATCTACGCGCTTCATGTATATTCCAGATATTCTTATTTCTTTGCATTGgtcttctgtgcttttattgctgaaatttcatatttctgtctcaTTCCTGTCTTATTTATTCTTTCTGTCTTAAATGCAAAAGCACCATTTGAATTTTGAGTCCTGAAtcttttttttagctgtgtgtCCATTCCTGTCTCCCTGTAAATTCTCATTGGAACTGTTCGTAACAGTGAGATCCGTGATAACAGTGACATGCttcgtgtgtgcatgtggctgcACCGTCTCCACTGTCTGCACTactctgcttcagctgcagctcgcATGCGCCATCTAGCGtttgaaaagacaaacaacacttAAAGAATAGCAAAGGACATAAACGATACTTCAGTGAAATTTGTGTTATAAGGACGTTTCTTGGCATTTGATAATATCTGTATACGTTAAAGTCAATCGGTATAATTGTATTGTTTGACAAATGAAATAACTTTAAAAGGTAACGGTAGTAGTCACATGACCAGATAACCCGGAAGAGAATCCCTGGCATAGCATGGTGTTGTACCGTCCCGGTCTTCTGCCTGTAAGTAATATGTTGTAGAAAAGGCACCCAGACTCGGTGTCTGGTGTGTTTTCTAAGTGTTCCGTGTGTCTGAATGGCTTTGTTTTGATATGACATCCACCCGTGAACCGCAGGGTAACATTAATGCGTGCAGCACTGCCTTTCTTGTAGCGTTAGATTACTTGACAAATGTTTGCTATCTAcgtttgtgttttcacttttgtgAAACGAGCCAACATGGCTCCTTAAAGTTACTAACTGAGATGTGGCGTTGTTATTTTAAGGTTTGACCGCATGAGATGTGTCGCTTAGAAATAATTCATTGACAGCTTGAAGGAAGAACAGCTGGCGCCTGATAACTGCTGCTACACCCGCAGATATAGAGATATATGTACGCATAGAATGTAGAAATGGTGAATGGCGGTGCCACAGCTTCAGGAACACCTCAGAAAATGAAGAACTATTGAATCTTCACAGATGCTACTCACTTTCATGTCTGCATTCAAAGTTTAATCTGTGCACATCTTTCCACAATGAACATTTGAATACACCATGCTGCTGTTAGTAAGCAGTGTGGAGTCGGTACACAGCCACTGGCTCCTGTTGCAAGATGACACAGGAGGCAACAGGTGTGACAGTGAGCATCGGTAGAAAGTGTCAGAGTATATGATGAGCACACAGATGAAGAGTTTACATAGAGTACATTTATACAGTGTACTGTATAAAGTGGTTCAAAGTAGCTGCACTGCAACCATAAACAATATGAACGAGCTGCCTGCACTTGAATGCGTCAGCAATAATCTGTTAATATATGTGTGCCCGcatatgtctctctctctctctgtgtgtactgtatatgcacattCATTGCACATTTGATTCTGTATTAAAACCATGTAGTCAATCAGACCTCCCCATTTTCAGCTGCCCTGTTTTAGCGTCCACCATGTTCCCTTGCAGAGATGAACTCGTGTGTGTTGGATGAGCAGAACTTCCgtcactgctgtcagctcctcctgcagcagtcagagcagctgaaagacGGCTGGAGCTGGGAAGTACTCCAGGTGAGGAGGTCTGTACTGTCTCAGTCATTCCTGTAGACGTAGCCTGGAAGCTTGCTGTGGTCCATGAATGTGGTTAATGGTAGTTTCTGATCTTGGTTCAGGGTTCAGAGGAAGGCTACCTGAGGAAGACTGCTCTCAGGTCAGTCGTCATTGACTCGAGCCCAGTGTGGAATCAGGAAGGATCAGGTTCAGAGTCTGAGCtacacacttcctgtcactcCTGGCCAAAGGAACAGGTGAAAAACTGAACTGTGTAGGAAAACATGTTAACATTCATATCTatgctttattttccatctgtgCCTTAACTAAACATCACTGAATATCAGGAATTAGTCAGCAccaaaacaaacctttaacCTTTAAGATATTTAAGCACACAACTCTATGTCTTTAATAATTCTAAGGCAACACTAACAGATTGAATGCCCTCTCTGTTGCTGGACAGAGTGAACTACTGATCATTCATCACTGCCTCTCATCCTCCGCAGTCTGTCCTTGTTGGCCTACTTGATGCTGACAGCATCAAAGGTGacacagatgatgaagatgaagatgatggggCCTGCACAGTGTCTGAAGGCAGCAGCCAGGCGCTTCAGTACGAGTATCACATCCTGTACTCCTGCAGCTATAGTACTCCTGTACTCTATTTCAGAGCCTTTACTCTGGGTGAGAcagtcactgcacacacacacacacacacacacacacacacacacacactgctgctcttacctgtgtttttctgccctGTGGTCAAAGCatttacagatgaaaaaaaaacatacgcCCCTTAATTTACTTAGAGCATTCAGTATTGGCCCCAGAtttgtttcagctcagtgttcaGATGGTCTCGAGCTCAAACAGGAATGAGGGAAATGTGATCGACACATCACACCTCACATCTCTGAGCTTTGTTGGACTCAGATGTGAGTCAAATATTCTCACTGGGTTCTTCTACGTTGTCTCAGTGAGAGTAACATTTCAACCATGTCTGGATTTTGTAAGGATGCCCTCTGTGATGTTTTTCCTGTGCTTTCTTCCTCGTGTGTCAGAGGGACGGAGCCTGTCACTGGAGGAGGTGTGGAGCTCTGTTCATCCAAACTTCAGGCTTCGACTTCAGAAGAATCCTCTGAACACAATCACGCTGCAGGTAAAACCAGGAAAGCCATCAGCTttactatcatcatcatcatcctcatcgaAGTGCCACTGAgatcttctgtgtgtgtgtgtgtgtgtgtgtgtgtgtgtgtgtgtgtgtgtgtgtgtgtgtcaggagcaTCCCCTGCTGGGTCAGCCTTTCTTCATGCTCCACCCCTGCAGAACAGAGGAGTTTATGAGGCCTGTGCTGCAGATGGCTCAGGACCAGCACAGGTGGGATCACTGTTGGATTCCCTTAtccaaaaaacataataaaaaaaaaactaaaacaaacccAATAACAGGCTACTATTACACGTGAACTTGTTTACACAACTTAGTTGTATCCTGCTGAATTTCT includes:
- the atg10 gene encoding ubiquitin-like-conjugating enzyme ATG10; this encodes MNSCVLDEQNFRHCCQLLLQQSEQLKDGWSWEVLQGSEEGYLRKTALRSVVIDSSPVWNQEGSGSESELHTSCHSWPKEQSVLVGLLDADSIKGDTDDEDEDDGACTVSEGSSQALQYEYHILYSCSYSTPVLYFRAFTLEGRSLSLEEVWSSVHPNFRLRLQKNPLNTITLQEHPLLGQPFFMLHPCRTEEFMRPVLQMAQDQHRPVNYVLSWLSVVGPVVGLEVPLKYSTQLHPAASLSSTKPD